In the Flagellimonas sp. HMM57 genome, one interval contains:
- a CDS encoding nitrate/nitrite transporter, translating to MKPPKHILHIIVIAQFFCTSLWFAGNGVMGDLVTNFNLESSALGHLTSAVQFGFISGTLLFAILTLTDRFSPSKVFMISALLGAVFNICILWEANTLSTLLVFRYFTGFFLAGIYPVGMKIAADYFDKGLGKSLGFLVGALVLGTALPHLLKGLNTLFSWTSVVFSTSALATLGGILMIRLVPNGPYRKSSQQVQLTAFLSVFKNPDFRAAAFGYFGHMWELYTFWAFVPVMLQSYNSIHQNTDLPVSTLSFAIIAIGGLACVLGGYLSQSMGLKKTASFALALSCVCCLISPLFFTASSELLFVGFLLFWGMVVIADSPLFSTLVAQRATPEIKGTALTIVNCIGFSITIISIQVIAALENVLPAHSAYMLLAIGPVLGLIALVKKRVI from the coding sequence GTGAAACCGCCCAAACATATCTTGCATATTATTGTAATTGCGCAATTTTTTTGCACATCTCTATGGTTTGCAGGAAACGGGGTTATGGGAGACTTGGTGACCAACTTCAATCTTGAATCCAGTGCTTTAGGCCATTTAACGTCAGCGGTGCAGTTTGGGTTTATTTCAGGAACATTACTTTTCGCCATATTAACGTTAACAGATCGTTTTTCACCTTCCAAGGTTTTTATGATCAGTGCATTGCTGGGCGCTGTGTTTAATATATGCATTTTATGGGAAGCCAATACCTTGTCCACCTTATTGGTATTTCGATACTTCACTGGATTTTTTCTAGCAGGTATTTACCCCGTGGGTATGAAGATAGCTGCAGATTATTTTGACAAAGGGCTTGGCAAGTCGCTAGGTTTTTTAGTAGGAGCTTTAGTTCTAGGCACAGCCCTTCCACATTTATTAAAGGGATTGAATACCTTGTTTTCATGGACCTCGGTAGTGTTCTCCACCTCTGCCCTAGCCACGTTGGGCGGAATACTAATGATACGTTTAGTTCCCAATGGTCCCTACAGAAAAAGTAGTCAGCAGGTACAGCTAACGGCTTTTCTAAGTGTTTTTAAAAATCCAGATTTCCGTGCTGCCGCTTTTGGCTATTTTGGGCATATGTGGGAATTATATACATTTTGGGCATTTGTACCGGTAATGCTTCAATCTTATAATTCCATACATCAAAACACTGACTTGCCCGTGTCAACACTATCGTTTGCAATTATCGCCATTGGGGGATTAGCTTGTGTGCTGGGCGGTTACCTATCCCAAAGTATGGGTCTAAAAAAAACCGCTTCGTTCGCATTGGCGCTTTCGTGTGTATGCTGTTTGATTTCACCTCTATTTTTTACCGCATCCTCAGAACTACTCTTTGTTGGCTTCTTGCTTTTTTGGGGTATGGTGGTCATAGCAGATTCTCCACTTTTTTCAACGTTGGTAGCGCAACGTGCCACTCCAGAAATCAAAGGAACTGCCCTAACCATTGTAAACTGTATTGGATTCAGTATCACCATTATCAGTATTCAAGTGATTGCAGCTCTGGAAAATGTTTTGCCAGCACATAGTGCATACATGCTCTTGGCCATTGGCCCCGTTTTAGGATTGATAGCATTGGTCAAAAAGAGAGTTATTTGA
- a CDS encoding adenylate/guanylate cyclase domain-containing protein, translated as MRMTKGNLSKTDTFKPMTFPLFGFINKRRSRIIRFYCIGWTLAFIFLSIVRGVGTVELGNIQLSFEISLLIAFTMGPIVGLISGGAQILTEERIYKHVSIRRLLLINLLYFYLFIMVVVLISYGIFTLYLDLNINITSFAFDRGSFAIYFYVIVVDLLLAMLRQVNLMLGEGKLGELLRGKFYTPREEKRIFMFLDLQASTELAERLGHVNYSMLIQDCFNDLGIALKNEAEIYQYVGDEAVLTWNLSEGLKNENCLKAYYNFAALLQRNSDVYQKKYNCMPFFKAGLHSGVVTVTEVGKYKKEIAYHGDTINTAARIQGQCNALESELLISEKLKNELASTNFTYTAMGSIPLKGKKENVSIYAVQQGVLV; from the coding sequence ATGCGAATGACCAAGGGGAATTTATCCAAAACCGATACCTTTAAACCCATGACCTTCCCACTATTTGGATTCATAAACAAACGCCGATCGCGAATTATTCGGTTTTACTGTATCGGGTGGACCTTGGCCTTTATTTTTTTGAGTATTGTACGGGGCGTCGGCACTGTGGAATTGGGAAATATACAATTAAGCTTTGAAATCAGCCTGCTCATTGCCTTCACCATGGGTCCCATAGTAGGTTTAATTTCTGGAGGAGCCCAAATTTTAACAGAAGAACGAATCTATAAACATGTATCCATACGAAGATTGTTGCTCATCAATCTTTTGTATTTCTACTTGTTCATCATGGTTGTTGTATTAATTTCTTATGGCATCTTTACTTTATATCTTGATTTAAATATCAACATTACGTCCTTTGCTTTTGATAGAGGTAGTTTCGCCATTTATTTTTATGTCATTGTGGTCGATTTATTGTTAGCTATGTTACGACAGGTCAATCTAATGTTGGGCGAGGGAAAATTAGGCGAGTTATTGCGTGGTAAGTTTTATACCCCCCGTGAAGAGAAACGTATTTTCATGTTTTTAGATCTACAGGCCTCTACAGAACTGGCAGAACGTTTGGGCCATGTAAACTATAGTATGCTCATACAAGATTGCTTTAATGATTTGGGCATAGCATTGAAAAATGAAGCCGAAATCTATCAATATGTGGGTGATGAGGCGGTACTCACATGGAATTTAAGCGAAGGTTTAAAAAATGAAAACTGCCTTAAGGCCTATTACAATTTTGCTGCATTGCTTCAAAGAAACAGCGATGTATACCAAAAAAAATACAATTGCATGCCCTTTTTTAAAGCAGGGTTGCACTCGGGCGTGGTTACGGTTACCGAAGTTGGAAAATACAAAAAGGAAATTGCCTACCATGGCGATACTATTAATACCGCTGCCCGCATACAGGGTCAGTGCAATGCATTGGAGAGCGAACTATTGATTTCGGAAAAACTTAAAAACGAATTGGCATCTACTAACTTCACTTATACCGCTATGGGTAGTATTCCACTTAAAGGTAAAAAAGAGAACGTGTCTATTTATGCGGTACAGCAAGGTGTTTTAGTTTAA
- a CDS encoding DoxX family membrane protein, producing the protein MKTINILFIVLRLFLGGFMIYGGIQKFQKPIPAPIEVVEKAEKFKAPEKEGTLQKILYISGAKQTGYFWQVLGICELLFGLLLLLQGTSFVGAIFLLPITLHIFLFHVFLESDEISELLQTGALFAINIALVLKERAKWKHLLWIKPI; encoded by the coding sequence ATGAAAACCATCAACATTCTTTTTATTGTCCTTCGTCTGTTTCTAGGTGGTTTTATGATTTATGGAGGTATCCAAAAATTTCAGAAACCAATTCCAGCACCTATTGAAGTAGTTGAAAAGGCAGAGAAATTCAAAGCTCCTGAAAAAGAGGGTACACTTCAAAAGATTTTGTACATCAGTGGGGCAAAACAGACCGGATACTTTTGGCAAGTACTGGGGATTTGCGAACTATTATTTGGTCTATTGTTGTTATTGCAAGGAACAAGTTTTGTGGGAGCTATCTTTTTACTGCCCATTACCCTGCACATCTTTTTGTTCCATGTATTTCTTGAATCTGATGAAATATCGGAACTATTGCAAACCGGAGCGTTGTTTGCCATAAATATTGCGCTTGTCCTAAAAGAACGGGCGAAGTGGAAACACCTATTATGGATCAAACCGATTTAA
- a CDS encoding IPT/TIG domain-containing protein, which translates to MKTLIRLSSLLLLLIAFVGCSDDDENPSAEFTVTAISLESGAVGTEITITGTNFPSNTSDINLTFGGANATITSVTSTQIVTTVPSGATTGSVTVVVDGVTKNVTTDFTVLSDLVSARAENIFAPQTGGQGTQEEASGPFTKFSFATGAVTDSDTEWDIAFRGLTIIVNGGTTTGTNDEPERNGNSGAAIEEGIFSEITDTSGIEFAQDANGELAIPTGSNNGWYNYNFMTTTVTPIPGKILVFRTHDGKFAKIEILSYYKDAPSDITEEIANNDFRYYTFNYVYNPNEGETSLAN; encoded by the coding sequence ATGAAAACCCTTATTAGATTATCAAGCCTTTTACTATTGCTTATCGCCTTTGTTGGTTGTAGCGATGATGATGAAAACCCATCCGCAGAATTTACAGTGACAGCTATTTCGCTGGAATCGGGAGCGGTTGGTACTGAAATTACCATTACTGGCACAAACTTTCCTAGCAATACTTCGGACATCAACTTAACTTTTGGTGGTGCAAATGCAACCATAACTTCTGTAACCAGCACGCAAATCGTAACTACGGTTCCATCTGGAGCAACAACGGGTTCCGTAACAGTAGTCGTTGATGGTGTAACCAAAAATGTGACTACCGATTTTACCGTACTCTCTGATTTGGTATCTGCAAGGGCTGAAAACATTTTTGCACCTCAAACTGGCGGTCAGGGCACACAAGAGGAAGCATCTGGTCCATTTACCAAGTTTAGTTTTGCTACTGGTGCCGTTACGGATAGCGATACAGAATGGGACATTGCTTTTCGCGGGTTGACCATTATCGTCAATGGCGGAACTACTACTGGAACAAACGATGAACCAGAACGAAACGGAAATTCAGGTGCGGCAATAGAGGAAGGTATCTTTTCCGAAATCACAGATACTAGCGGAATCGAATTTGCTCAAGATGCCAACGGAGAACTTGCCATTCCCACTGGAAGCAACAACGGTTGGTACAACTACAATTTCATGACAACCACCGTTACTCCAATTCCAGGGAAAATATTAGTGTTCCGTACACATGACGGAAAATTTGCAAAAATTGAAATACTAAGCTATTACAAAGATGCACCGTCAGATATAACCGAAGAGATTGCAAATAATGATTTTAGATACTACACCTTCAATTACGTGTACAACCCAAACGAAGGAGAAACATCTTTAGCAAACTAA
- a CDS encoding TonB-dependent siderophore receptor, with the protein MSLNKNNILFYFLIYVSISVCAQEGRKEERDSILTENLDEVVVTATRTIRQLSSLPLPVTLIGKEQLQQTGVTRLDQILNEQTGIIMTPDATIGGGEGVQIQGIASDYVLILIDGVPVVGRSSGNLDLSRFAIGNIKQIEIVKGPSSSLFGSEALGGVINIITEKPTSESISGQVSHRAATFNDQNTNLSLNQRFEKIGYSVFADRLSTDGFDLAPSDEGQTVNPFYNYTFNGRFFADITENLDVFVSGRYFFQEFDVQPSTSEEKDANALLRINHDASKKTNLQYEFYYTNYTTDEQVIDPIEEELLIANDFDQKLFRPEIRFNHSFSPNNTLTLGAGYNFENLNRSLFAETVTFDSQYAFAQYDFKPLGKLNIIAGARFDNHSEYNSQLSPKISAKYDITSNFSVKGSVGSGFKAPDFRQLYLDFTNAAGGGYSVFGKEVEAAGIQRLQENNEIATLQVDPSRLGQSLDAESSVGYNLGFTYKKGALSSEVNFFRNDFENLIDTRILAAKTNGQNVFGYINRESVYTQGAEIDVKYTISKNLNLSAGYQLLYAFDKEKEEAFENGDVFGRNQETLETVRLQREDYFGLENRSRHTLNLKAFYEIPEWDANANLRVVYRSRFGLADRNGNDLLDELDNSFVDGYALVNLAFGKTFLEHYSLQLGVNNLLDFKGTNPLAAQDSEVLINPGIQLFTRLNIQF; encoded by the coding sequence ATGAGTCTAAATAAAAATAATATTCTCTTTTATTTTCTGATTTATGTCAGTATTTCAGTCTGCGCTCAGGAAGGCAGAAAAGAAGAGAGAGACTCCATTCTTACTGAAAACTTGGACGAGGTCGTCGTTACGGCCACACGTACCATACGCCAACTTTCATCACTTCCACTTCCCGTAACCTTAATTGGAAAAGAGCAATTGCAACAGACAGGCGTCACACGACTAGACCAAATATTGAATGAGCAAACTGGAATTATCATGACGCCTGATGCTACGATTGGTGGTGGGGAAGGTGTACAAATCCAGGGTATAGCATCAGACTATGTATTAATATTAATTGATGGCGTACCCGTTGTGGGGCGAAGTTCTGGCAATCTGGATTTAAGTCGTTTTGCAATAGGTAACATCAAACAAATAGAGATAGTTAAAGGTCCATCGTCCAGTTTATTTGGGTCCGAAGCGCTTGGTGGGGTCATTAATATTATCACGGAGAAACCTACATCTGAGAGCATTAGTGGACAAGTTTCACATCGAGCTGCCACCTTCAACGATCAAAATACCAACTTGAGCCTTAACCAACGTTTTGAAAAAATTGGATACTCTGTCTTTGCGGACCGTTTAAGCACGGATGGTTTTGACCTCGCTCCTTCTGATGAGGGACAAACGGTTAATCCATTCTATAACTACACATTTAATGGTAGATTTTTTGCAGATATTACGGAAAATCTAGATGTTTTTGTTTCAGGAAGATACTTTTTTCAAGAGTTTGACGTACAGCCAAGTACTAGTGAAGAAAAAGATGCCAATGCCCTGTTGCGCATCAATCATGACGCTTCAAAAAAAACCAACCTTCAGTACGAGTTTTACTATACCAATTACACAACGGACGAGCAGGTAATTGACCCTATTGAAGAAGAACTGCTCATTGCAAATGATTTTGATCAAAAACTATTTAGACCTGAAATACGATTTAATCATTCCTTTAGCCCTAATAATACGCTGACATTAGGAGCGGGCTATAATTTTGAAAACCTGAACCGCTCGCTCTTTGCCGAAACCGTGACATTTGATTCGCAGTATGCCTTCGCTCAATATGATTTTAAACCTTTGGGAAAACTCAATATCATTGCTGGTGCACGTTTTGACAATCACAGTGAATACAATTCACAGTTAAGTCCAAAGATTTCGGCCAAATATGATATCACTTCCAATTTTTCTGTAAAAGGTTCGGTTGGCAGCGGATTTAAAGCCCCGGATTTCCGGCAATTATACTTGGACTTTACCAATGCTGCCGGCGGTGGGTACTCAGTTTTTGGAAAAGAAGTGGAAGCTGCTGGCATACAACGGCTCCAAGAAAATAATGAAATCGCGACCTTGCAAGTTGACCCTTCTCGACTAGGGCAATCGTTGGATGCAGAAAGCTCCGTAGGCTACAATCTTGGTTTCACTTATAAAAAAGGAGCGCTTTCCTCAGAAGTTAATTTTTTTAGAAACGATTTTGAAAACCTTATCGATACTCGAATTTTAGCTGCAAAGACCAATGGACAAAATGTCTTTGGTTATATCAACCGTGAAAGTGTCTATACCCAAGGTGCCGAAATCGATGTAAAATATACAATATCCAAAAACCTGAATCTTTCTGCTGGTTACCAATTATTATATGCTTTTGACAAAGAAAAAGAAGAAGCTTTTGAAAATGGCGATGTATTCGGTAGAAACCAAGAAACTTTAGAAACGGTACGGCTACAGCGCGAAGATTATTTTGGATTGGAAAACCGCTCGCGCCATACCCTAAATTTAAAGGCCTTTTATGAAATACCCGAATGGGACGCAAATGCCAATCTAAGAGTAGTATACCGTTCCAGATTTGGTCTTGCCGATCGTAATGGCAATGACCTGTTAGATGAATTGGACAATAGCTTCGTTGATGGTTATGCCTTGGTCAATTTAGCTTTTGGAAAAACGTTTCTTGAACATTACAGCCTGCAACTGGGGGTTAACAACCTTTTGGATTTTAAGGGCACTAACCCCCTTGCAGCACAAGACAGCGAAGTACTTATAAATCCAGGAATACAATTATTCACAAGACTTAACATTCAATTTTAA
- a CDS encoding DUF6607 family protein yields MKHVTFFSIFSFVFAFVSIAQDKKEQDKKAIKDMCGCYDITFKYTETFAPEIDYEKKMDYTASALELALPIVDEDDRISIQHLLVVNDTMVIKHWRQDWEYENQKVFYYDKENNWVFKTLPADDVKGQWTQKVFQVDDSPRYSGSATWIHADGKHYWENKTDSPLPRREYTKRSDYNVMLRGNRQEITDYGWVHEQDNDKVIREDGKEDVLLAQEKGWNTYKKVADEKCQLAMDWWKEHSPFWANVRTSWDKIYDRQEDLTLVKAIDKKPLFMHLYPLEKMNADPEKITAVLSKFVADPKTAKSETGK; encoded by the coding sequence ATGAAACATGTAACATTTTTTAGCATTTTCAGCTTTGTTTTTGCATTTGTGTCAATAGCCCAGGATAAAAAGGAACAGGACAAAAAAGCCATAAAGGATATGTGCGGTTGTTATGATATCACCTTTAAGTACACTGAAACTTTCGCCCCAGAAATTGACTATGAGAAGAAAATGGACTATACCGCCAGTGCCTTGGAATTGGCATTACCAATTGTTGATGAGGACGACAGGATTTCGATTCAGCATCTTTTGGTGGTCAATGATACTATGGTCATCAAACATTGGAGGCAAGATTGGGAGTATGAAAACCAGAAAGTTTTCTATTACGACAAAGAAAATAATTGGGTATTCAAAACATTGCCTGCAGATGATGTAAAAGGTCAATGGACACAGAAAGTATTCCAAGTGGATGACAGCCCTAGATATTCAGGCTCTGCAACTTGGATTCACGCAGACGGAAAACATTATTGGGAAAACAAGACAGATTCCCCTTTACCAAGACGTGAGTATACAAAAAGAAGCGATTACAACGTAATGCTTCGGGGCAATCGACAAGAAATTACAGATTATGGATGGGTACACGAACAAGATAATGACAAAGTGATTCGTGAAGATGGTAAGGAAGATGTGTTATTGGCACAGGAAAAAGGATGGAACACCTATAAGAAAGTAGCCGATGAAAAGTGTCAGCTCGCTATGGACTGGTGGAAGGAGCACAGTCCTTTTTGGGCGAACGTAAGAACGTCTTGGGATAAGATATATGACAGGCAAGAGGACCTTACCTTGGTTAAGGCCATAGACAAAAAACCATTGTTCATGCACTTATATCCGTTGGAAAAAATGAACGCTGACCCTGAAAAGATTACAGCGGTACTTTCAAAGTTTGTCGCAGACCCAAAAACTGCAAAAAGTGAAACTGGAAAGTAA
- a CDS encoding FMN-binding protein, which produces MKLESNSKLIVMAMFCMAFLFLGFSPKKISPRLQEKLNNAVQSTFEVEGFELQWIQVEEAINAKTKVELGHENLFKVEKSGKLIGYAYLGEAPSMKNIFDYVVLFNPDLSIKKSKVLIYREDYGRQIGSQRWLKQFIGKKSGDTIAYGEDVDAISGATISAKSMTVAVNAVLSSVEVLKKAKILQE; this is translated from the coding sequence GTGAAACTGGAAAGTAATTCGAAATTGATAGTAATGGCCATGTTCTGCATGGCCTTTTTGTTTTTAGGCTTTTCGCCCAAAAAGATTTCCCCCAGGCTTCAGGAAAAACTGAACAATGCGGTACAATCCACATTTGAAGTTGAGGGTTTTGAGTTACAATGGATACAGGTTGAAGAAGCTATCAATGCCAAGACCAAAGTAGAATTGGGCCATGAAAATCTATTCAAGGTAGAAAAGTCTGGTAAGCTCATTGGGTACGCTTATCTTGGGGAAGCGCCCAGTATGAAAAATATATTTGATTACGTAGTACTTTTTAATCCTGACCTCAGCATAAAAAAATCCAAGGTTTTGATTTACAGGGAAGACTACGGGAGGCAGATTGGAAGCCAGCGTTGGTTGAAGCAGTTTATTGGGAAAAAATCTGGGGATACGATTGCGTATGGTGAAGATGTGGATGCCATCTCGGGAGCCACTATTTCTGCAAAATCAATGACCGTTGCCGTAAATGCCGTTTTATCCAGTGTTGAAGTATTGAAAAAGGCCAAAATATTACAAGAATAA
- a CDS encoding DUF3307 domain-containing protein, whose amino-acid sequence MILLTLKLVLAHFLGDFVFQPSKWVEDKLKKKWKSKYLYWHIGIHLLALLVLLQFQYLWIIAVVIVSHYLIDLIKLVLTTKKNHRWLFVVDQLLHLSVIVLVVYMYEPFSIDLASWLSTKIIFLLIMIAFVTYVSAILIKLIMAPYIKELQKENKSEGESLKNAGRYIGMLERLFVFGFILFNQWASIGFLITAKSVFRFGDLNKGKNRKLTEYVLIGTLLSFGLAILAGMFYNYLVTLI is encoded by the coding sequence ATGATCTTATTGACCTTAAAACTTGTACTAGCCCATTTTTTAGGTGATTTTGTATTTCAACCCAGTAAGTGGGTGGAAGACAAACTGAAAAAAAAGTGGAAATCCAAATACCTGTATTGGCATATAGGCATACATCTTTTGGCCCTATTGGTGTTATTACAGTTTCAATACCTATGGATCATTGCAGTAGTAATCGTCTCGCATTACCTAATAGATTTAATCAAACTGGTACTTACCACTAAAAAAAATCACCGTTGGCTATTTGTAGTTGACCAGCTACTTCATCTATCCGTTATTGTATTGGTCGTCTATATGTACGAACCTTTCTCTATTGATTTGGCATCATGGCTTTCTACAAAAATTATATTCCTTTTAATCATGATTGCCTTTGTTACCTATGTTTCGGCAATACTGATCAAACTAATTATGGCACCCTATATTAAAGAATTGCAAAAAGAAAACAAGTCCGAAGGAGAATCCTTAAAAAATGCCGGTCGATATATAGGTATGTTGGAACGCCTATTTGTGTTTGGTTTTATCTTGTTCAATCAATGGGCGTCGATTGGATTTTTGATTACCGCTAAATCTGTTTTCCGATTTGGGGACCTCAACAAAGGAAAAAACAGAAAGTTGACCGAGTATGTACTCATTGGTACACTGCTAAGCTTTGGCTTGGCGATTTTAGCAGGGATGTTCTATAATTATCTGGTGACCTTAATCTAA
- a CDS encoding transcriptional regulator, protein MNTTIAIITGDIIDSRKVKPETWLPYLKKALSTYGKEPTHWEIYRGDSFQLEIPSEKALEAAIHIKASLKQNKGLDVRLGIGLGKKDYDSDKITESNGSAFVYSGECFENLKKQTLALKSDVMSFDVSINLMLELATLTMNNWLPATARVVKTAIENPKANQKELASLLETTQSNISEALLRAGFDEVQKLIYFYKSQLAKL, encoded by the coding sequence ATGAATACTACAATTGCAATTATAACAGGAGATATCATTGATTCCCGTAAGGTAAAACCAGAAACTTGGTTACCCTATTTAAAAAAGGCATTGAGTACGTATGGCAAAGAACCTACACACTGGGAAATCTATCGTGGGGACAGTTTTCAGTTAGAAATCCCATCAGAAAAAGCATTGGAAGCGGCCATCCACATAAAAGCAAGCCTGAAGCAAAACAAAGGATTAGATGTTAGATTGGGGATTGGTCTTGGCAAAAAGGACTATGATTCAGATAAGATAACCGAATCCAATGGCTCTGCATTCGTATATTCAGGAGAATGTTTTGAAAATCTGAAAAAACAGACTTTAGCACTAAAATCAGATGTAATGTCTTTTGATGTCAGCATCAACCTTATGCTAGAGTTAGCGACGTTGACCATGAACAATTGGCTACCTGCAACCGCCAGAGTGGTAAAAACTGCCATTGAAAATCCCAAAGCCAATCAAAAAGAGTTGGCGTCCCTATTGGAAACAACACAGAGCAACATAAGCGAAGCGCTGCTACGCGCTGGATTTGACGAAGTACAGAAGCTTATTTATTTTTATAAATCCCAACTTGCTAAACTATGA
- a CDS encoding SH3 domain-containing protein: MKTRSIILTLTSLFIFSFGMAQENFHCPWDSCSFKPGDKVYLFGNDVKLRTAPDTKSKVLELLKIGEWVEIIEKTSSSWPYKGFDSPFYKVKYDDMTGYIIGGLLSLEKKTMNNTNYFFAYSREDDILFLNIRNIKDGDYVENKVQLANPNIMVKAIGDQGLENLNDILYIDYISEACGMEGGSVYFFAHDKGLSKVAELSAISEAGLFSYSETFVFPYDEGGIPGKIVYKKESHEIFEEDSNWSKTSSEIRELSWTDGKLVPDFREKISN, from the coding sequence ATGAAGACACGATCTATAATATTGACCCTAACCTCACTATTCATTTTCTCTTTTGGCATGGCCCAGGAAAACTTTCATTGTCCTTGGGATTCGTGCAGTTTTAAACCTGGTGACAAGGTGTATTTATTTGGCAATGATGTAAAATTACGAACTGCGCCGGACACAAAATCCAAGGTCTTGGAACTGTTGAAAATTGGGGAATGGGTAGAAATCATTGAAAAGACCTCATCATCTTGGCCTTATAAAGGTTTTGATTCTCCATTTTATAAAGTAAAATACGATGACATGACCGGCTACATTATTGGCGGCTTACTTTCTTTGGAGAAGAAAACCATGAACAACACGAACTATTTCTTTGCCTACTCTAGAGAAGACGATATCCTATTTTTGAATATCCGTAACATAAAGGATGGTGATTATGTTGAGAACAAGGTACAATTGGCAAATCCGAATATCATGGTCAAAGCAATAGGAGATCAGGGTCTGGAAAATTTGAACGACATCCTTTATATCGATTATATATCGGAAGCCTGTGGAATGGAGGGTGGTAGCGTTTATTTTTTCGCCCACGACAAGGGACTGTCAAAAGTTGCTGAACTTTCCGCAATATCGGAAGCTGGGCTATTTAGCTATTCCGAAACCTTTGTCTTTCCATACGATGAAGGAGGGATTCCCGGAAAAATAGTTTATAAAAAAGAAAGTCATGAGATATTTGAGGAAGATTCCAACTGGTCAAAAACTTCTTCAGAGATTAGGGAACTTAGTTGGACAGATGGAAAGCTAGTTCCGGATTTTAGGGAGAAAATCTCAAATTAG